A part of Miscanthus floridulus cultivar M001 chromosome 6, ASM1932011v1, whole genome shotgun sequence genomic DNA contains:
- the LOC136460254 gene encoding F-box protein At5g41720-like has translation MRFPIYTYKSAFAPLHCRRAAAVSGYLVQSMARNRYHADFVSMHGSPGAAPKAISLDFLPPAHVRVEAVSAHRGLACCVEADTAQPPCYYVCKPASRQWRALPSLRVRFRTAAVAMVARPSASSTAAEFKVVRFSVLALQDRLRCEVFDSRRFAWRRAPDVPLCPDSLFRPASPTVRAHGAMHWLPWPDRLTGAQDVFAFDVRAEAWRLIAPLREVDDPWARKRIAAVEGRLCLLVLTDAAVDEG, from the exons ATGCg ATTTCCTATATATACGTACAAGTCGGCGTTCGCGCCGCTGCactgccgccgcgccgccgccgtgtcGGGCTACCTCGTCCAGAGCATGGCCCGCAACCGCTACCACGCCGACTTCGTCTCCATGCACGGCTCTCCGGGGGCGGCGCCGAAGGCGATCTCGCTCGACTTCCTGCCGCCCGCGCACGTCCGCGTGGAGGCCGTGTCCGCGCACCGCGGCCTCGCGTGCTGCGTTGAGGCCGACACGGCACAACCACCCTGCTACTACGTGTGCAAACCGGCCTCGCGGCAGTGGCGGGCGCTGCCGAGCCTGCGGGTAAGGTTCCGTACGGCGGCAGTCGCCATGGTGGCCCGGCCTTCCGCCTCTAGCACCGCGGCAGAGTTCAAGGTCGTCCGGTTCTCTGTCCTGGCGCTGCAGGACCGGCTGCGCTGTGAGGTGTTCGACTCGCGGCGGTTCGCGTGGCGCCGCGCCCCGGACGTGCCGCTGTGCCCGGACTCGCTCTTCCGGCCCGCGTCGCCCACCGTGCGCGCGCACGGCGCCATGCACTGGCTCCCCTGGCCCGACCGCCTCACGGGCGCGCAGGACGTGTTCGCGTTCGACGTCAGGGCCGAGGCGTGGCGGCTCATCGCGCCGCTGAGGGAGGTGGACGACCCGTGGGCGCGCAAGCGGATCGCCGCCGTGGAGGGGAGGCTGTGCCTGCTGGTGCTCACGGACGCCGCTGTGGACGAGGGGTAG